A genome region from Vibrio tapetis subsp. tapetis includes the following:
- a CDS encoding DNA polymerase III subunit chi yields MATATFYLVKPESPQSTIEGLLGYVVFLAQHFAKQGAKVYLNAESKKQAEQLAEYFWQLEPNNFTAHNLVGEGPRSGTSIEIGYTELKPNWNRQLVINLTNDLTNFAPAFAQVIDFVPCDEKAKQTARQRFKIYRQAGYEMQTIEIHYP; encoded by the coding sequence ATGGCAACGGCAACGTTTTACCTAGTAAAACCTGAAAGCCCACAATCGACGATTGAAGGCCTACTAGGCTACGTTGTTTTTCTTGCTCAGCACTTTGCGAAACAAGGAGCAAAAGTTTACCTCAATGCCGAAAGCAAGAAGCAAGCAGAACAACTCGCTGAATATTTTTGGCAACTAGAGCCTAATAATTTCACCGCTCATAACTTGGTTGGCGAAGGCCCACGTTCAGGCACATCAATTGAGATTGGTTATACTGAACTAAAACCAAATTGGAATCGGCAGTTGGTAATAAATTTGACGAATGATCTGACAAATTTTGCCCCAGCCTTTGCACAAGTGATAGACTTCGTACCCTGCGATGAAAAAGCGAAGCAGACAGCACGTCAACGGTTTAAAATATATCGTCAAGCTGGCTACGAAATGCAAACCATCGAAATACATTATCCATAA
- the pepA gene encoding leucyl aminopeptidase: MEFSVKSGSPEKQRSACIVVGVFEPRRLSPVAEQLDKISDGYISSLLRRGDLEGKPGQMLLLHQVPGVLSERVLLVGCGKERELGERQYKEIIQKTISTLNETGSMEAVCFLTELHVKGRDTYWKVRQAVESTKDGLYTFNQFKSAKPETRRPLRKLVFNVPTRRELNLGEKAINHGLSIASGVKASKDLGNMPPNVANPAYLASQARRLADEYDTVTTKIIGEQEMEKLGMTSYLAVGRGSHNESMMSVIEYKGAADPNAKPIVLVGKGLTFDSGGISLKPGAGMDEMKYDMCGAASVFGTMKALAKLNLPINVVAILAGCENMPGSNAYRPGDILTTMSGQTVEVLNTDAEGRLVLCDALTYVERFEPDCVVDVATLTGACVIALGHHISGVVSNHNPLSHELVNASEQAGDRAWRLPMGEEYQEQLASPFADMSNLGGKAAGTITAACFLSRFTKKYNWAHIDIAGTAWKSGGMSKGSTGRPVSMLVQFLLNRSGQESEEKSSN; encoded by the coding sequence ATGGAGTTCAGTGTAAAAAGTGGCAGCCCTGAGAAGCAGCGCAGCGCATGTATCGTTGTCGGTGTCTTCGAACCTCGCCGTCTTTCTCCAGTAGCCGAACAGCTGGATAAAATCAGCGACGGCTATATTAGTTCACTATTGCGACGCGGTGACTTGGAAGGAAAACCAGGACAGATGCTACTTTTGCATCAAGTACCCGGCGTACTGTCTGAGCGAGTACTACTCGTGGGTTGCGGTAAAGAGCGAGAGCTTGGCGAACGTCAATACAAAGAAATCATTCAAAAGACCATTAGCACATTGAACGAAACCGGTTCAATGGAAGCCGTTTGTTTTCTAACGGAGTTACATGTTAAGGGCCGAGATACGTACTGGAAAGTACGCCAAGCGGTTGAATCAACAAAAGATGGTCTTTACACTTTCAATCAGTTCAAAAGTGCTAAACCAGAAACTCGCCGTCCATTACGCAAGCTAGTGTTCAACGTGCCGACACGCCGTGAGCTCAACCTTGGTGAAAAAGCAATTAACCACGGTCTCTCTATCGCTTCAGGCGTTAAAGCATCAAAAGATCTAGGTAACATGCCACCAAACGTTGCGAACCCTGCCTACTTGGCTTCACAAGCTCGTCGTTTGGCTGACGAATACGACACAGTGACCACCAAGATCATTGGTGAGCAAGAAATGGAAAAATTGGGCATGACTTCTTACCTAGCGGTAGGTCGTGGTTCTCATAATGAATCCATGATGTCGGTTATCGAATACAAAGGTGCTGCGGATCCAAACGCGAAACCTATCGTATTAGTCGGCAAAGGTCTTACTTTTGATTCAGGTGGTATTTCACTTAAACCAGGCGCAGGCATGGATGAGATGAAATATGACATGTGTGGTGCAGCATCTGTCTTCGGCACAATGAAGGCATTGGCAAAACTTAACCTGCCAATCAATGTTGTGGCTATCCTCGCTGGTTGTGAAAACATGCCAGGTAGCAATGCATACCGCCCAGGTGACATTCTTACGACAATGTCAGGCCAAACCGTTGAAGTCTTGAATACCGATGCGGAAGGTCGTTTGGTTCTTTGTGACGCATTAACTTACGTTGAACGTTTCGAACCAGATTGTGTTGTTGATGTCGCTACCCTAACAGGCGCATGTGTGATTGCACTTGGTCATCACATCAGTGGCGTTGTCTCTAATCACAATCCGTTGTCTCATGAGCTGGTAAACGCATCAGAGCAGGCGGGTGACCGCGCTTGGCGTCTACCAATGGGAGAAGAATACCAAGAACAACTTGCTAGCCCGTTTGCCGACATGTCAAACCTAGGCGGTAAAGCAGCGGGTACTATCACTGCAGCTTGCTTCTTGTCTCGCTTTACTAAGAAATACAACTGGGCTCACATCGATATTGCGGGTACAGCATGGAAATCAGGTGGCATGAGCAAAGGCTCAACAGGTCGTCCGGTCTCGATGCTTGTCCAATTCTTATTGAATCGCAGTGGCCAAGAATCCGAAGAGAAATCTTCAAATTAA